The following is a genomic window from Manihot esculenta cultivar AM560-2 chromosome 9, M.esculenta_v8, whole genome shotgun sequence.
aattattattatttttcattaagattatatattttttataatacaattaattaaaaaaataaaattaaaattttttaaatttatttagataaatttatcaccaactaaatatataattacaaagtttaataatttatattgtgATATAATCCTTAAAAAATGACTGTAGGAGTCGGCGTTAATAGTATATAGAAATTTACGacaaatatataaaagaataaattacGGAATTCACGCCAAACAAATactaaaattgaagaaaatattTCCTACAAAAATCAACAAtatgtttttattgattttcataaaaagaaaaaaaaatatttttttataaaatttattatttaatatttaaatattataattattaataattcagtcacttaatttaaaaaaatctattacaatatttttattttttattaataaaataatttttttatttaatttagtctatttttattattaaaattatagtaaaaagttaaattattattttttattaaaaaataataaaaaataattatttcaggaggaatgataaaaatgatttaataaaattttaaaaatgtaaaaattaatttattaataattataatatttaaaaattaaataaaataatttattaaaaataaaattgaatttattttatttttttttatttatttttaataaaaaaatgaaaagattatttgaatgataaaaaaaaaaaaaatacgttCTGATATATTTCTGAAAACGTGGGAAGTgacttattattaatataatgacttattataatacttaacgataaatctctctttttttataCAAGATAACCAAACAAAACTTAAGATTTTTGAAACGATCGGTCCATAAAAATTTCAATCTCACTGTCAATGGACGCCTCGAGTTCCCATCCAACAGCCCCATCGTCTCTGCCGCTCCAAGACCGGGTCGCCATAGTCACTGGCTCATCCCGTGGCATTGGGAAAGCCATAGCAGTCCACTTGGCCTCACTGGGAGCGAAAATTGTCATTAATTACTCTACCAACGGGGACCAGGCTGAGCTTTTAGCCCAAGAGATCAATTCTTCTTCTCCTCACAGCGATTCCCTTCGTGCCATAACAGTTCAAGCTAATGTCTCCGATCCAACCCATGTCAAGACACTTTTCGATGTGGCTGAGAGGGTTTTTGGCGCACCAGCCCATGTCTTGGTGAACTCAGCTGGAGTGTTGGATCCCAAGTATCCATCCATCGCTAACACTCCCTTGGAGGTTTTTGACCTTACTTTCAGGTAATCCAGTGAACCAACCATCAAAATTATGTctattcttttttttgtttggaTTTGCGGTTGGGTGTACTTTGATTGATGAGTATGGGTTTGTTTTGAAAGTCAGGAATTGGATCGTCACTAATTAAACATGGATAGAAACTGGAGAGTGAAAAATGAAGAAATAGgatatattgttattattgttattttttttttattcttgagAAATGAAAGTTTATACCCTATTTAGTTCAAGTAAACTAGAGATGCAGAAGTCATTCTAGttagaattttatttgaaaGGTAGGAGAGGGGGTGGGGGAGAGCTGTGGAAGACATGGGATTTTAGAAAAATGTTAGTGTTTTAGTTTTGGGGAATTCATTTGAAATTACACCTTTTTTGGTGGAATTTGGTTTTAGTTAAAACAATCTCATAGAATTTAAttcctaaaattatttttaaaaaaaattcaaacaaaacatataaaacatggAATTCATTTTAACGAAATACAGCCTTAGTTTCAACAACCAAGCATATTGTAGCTAGCTGATTTAATTGATGATTTACAATATTTTTGCATTTTGAATTATAGAAACCAAGTTCTCATGCGTGTCCTTTGGTTGTTAAATTGAGCCAAGTTATGGCCTTGGGAAGGTGgtaaatgcaaaaagaaactgaATTTTAGATAAAGCTGCTTTTTCAACTGTTAATAATTTATAGACTCAAGTGTGATTGATTAACAGTTTGAATTTGTTCTCATTCAGCATAGAGATAAAACAGAATGACCTTGAGCTTTTTGTAGCCTTAACCTAGGAAGATTGAATATAGTCATATTTTTGCATAGTTGTCAAAATAATAAGCCCTGAAGAGTAACCCCCtctaaataatttttcagaGAAACAATTTCATCATCAGGGAAGAATAGAGGTGggaattttcaatttcaatggACAGATGAAGGTGGAACTAGAAAGGTTTTGAATGTGAGGACATAGAGAAGAGTTGATTTTCGTAGGACTTGCTATGTAATCAGTAACTACCAAATTAAAACTCTTTACTGAGCCAATTCAAATATCTACTTGTTTTTCATTTTACTGCAAACTCTAATAATGTCCTTATCTTCAGTGTTAACACTAAAGGTGCATTCTTGTGCTGTAAAGAGGCAGCAAATCGGCTCAAGCGCGGTGGTGGTGGCCGAATTATATTGTTAACATCATCTATGGTGGGTGGATTGAAGCCAGGGTTTGGGATATATGCAGCTTCAAAAGCAGCAGTAGAGACAATGGTAAAGATATTAGCAAAGGAACTCAAGGGAACAGGGATTACGGCAAATTGCATTGCTCCAGGTCCTATTGCTACAGAGATGTATTTTTCTGGGAAGACTGAGGAGCAAATTCAGAAGAACATAGAGGAGTGTCCACTAGGCCGGCTTGGTGAGACCAAGGACATTGTACCTATTGTTGGGTTCTTGGCTACTGATGCTAGTGAGTGGGTTAACGGACAGGTTATTCGTGTCAATGGCGGCTATGTTTAGGACAAACTATGCCGCCATACTAAATACTGCACTAGCCTGGAAAATAGCTTTGAGATT
Proteins encoded in this region:
- the LOC110622094 gene encoding NADPH-dependent aldehyde reductase-like protein, chloroplastic, whose translation is MDASSSHPTAPSSLPLQDRVAIVTGSSRGIGKAIAVHLASLGAKIVINYSTNGDQAELLAQEINSSSPHSDSLRAITVQANVSDPTHVKTLFDVAERVFGAPAHVLVNSAGVLDPKYPSIANTPLEVFDLTFSVNTKGAFLCCKEAANRLKRGGGGRIILLTSSMVGGLKPGFGIYAASKAAVETMVKILAKELKGTGITANCIAPGPIATEMYFSGKTEEQIQKNIEECPLGRLGETKDIVPIVGFLATDASEWVNGQVIRVNGGYV